Proteins encoded within one genomic window of Mycolicibacterium monacense:
- the lepA gene encoding translation elongation factor 4 translates to MCRRAPRSIPLRCAHAPRRDVYQEIPISSFADQTFTAPAQIRNFCIIAHIDHGKSTLADRMLGITGVVADRDMRAQYLDRMDIERERGITIKAQNVRLPWEVNGEKFVLHLIDTPGHVDFTYEVSRALEACEGAILLVDAAQGIEAQTLANLYLALDRDLAIIPVLNKIDLPAADPDRYAGELAHIIGCEPSDVLRVSGKTGAGVRELLDEVVRLVPPPTGDADAPARAMIFDSVYDIYRGVVTYVRVVDGKITPRERIAMMSTGATHELLEVGIVSPDPKPSAGLGVGEVGYLITGVKDVRQSKVGDTVTTARHGAKEALTGYREPRPMVYSGLYPVDGSDYPVLREALDKLQLNDAALTYEPETSVALGFGFRCGFLGLLHMEITRERLEREFNLDLISTAPNVVYRVEKDDGTEIVVTNPSDWPEGKVRTVYEPVVKTTVIAPSEFIGTIMELCQSRRGELGGMDYLSPERVELRYTMPLGEIIFDFFDSLKSRTRGYASLDYEEAGEQEADLVKVDILLQGEAVDAFSAIVHKDGASAYGNKMTTKLKELIPRQQFEVPVQAAVGSRIIARENIRAIRKDVLSKCYGGDITRKRKLLEKQKEGKKRMKTIGRVDVPQEAFVAALSTDAAGDKPKK, encoded by the coding sequence TTGTGCCGTCGGGCACCACGGTCGATACCCTTGAGGTGCGCACACGCGCCCCGTCGCGACGTCTACCAGGAGATTCCCATCAGCAGCTTCGCCGACCAGACCTTCACCGCGCCGGCGCAGATTCGGAACTTCTGCATCATCGCGCACATCGACCACGGCAAGTCCACGCTGGCCGACCGGATGCTGGGCATCACCGGCGTCGTCGCGGATCGCGACATGCGCGCGCAGTACCTCGACCGGATGGACATCGAGCGGGAGCGCGGCATCACGATCAAGGCGCAGAACGTGCGGCTGCCGTGGGAGGTCAACGGAGAGAAGTTCGTCCTGCACCTCATCGACACCCCCGGCCACGTCGACTTCACCTACGAGGTGTCCCGCGCGCTGGAGGCCTGCGAGGGCGCGATCCTGCTGGTCGACGCCGCCCAGGGCATCGAGGCGCAGACGCTGGCCAACCTGTACCTGGCGTTGGACCGCGACCTGGCCATCATCCCGGTGCTCAACAAGATCGACCTGCCCGCCGCCGACCCGGACCGCTACGCCGGCGAACTGGCGCACATCATCGGCTGCGAACCGTCCGACGTCCTGCGGGTCTCCGGTAAGACCGGCGCAGGCGTCAGGGAACTGCTCGACGAGGTGGTGCGGCTGGTGCCGCCGCCGACCGGCGACGCCGATGCCCCGGCCCGCGCGATGATCTTCGACTCCGTCTACGACATCTACCGCGGCGTGGTCACCTACGTCCGCGTCGTCGACGGCAAGATCACCCCCCGCGAGCGCATCGCGATGATGTCGACCGGTGCCACCCACGAGCTGCTCGAGGTCGGCATCGTCTCGCCCGATCCCAAACCCTCGGCCGGTCTGGGTGTCGGAGAGGTCGGCTACCTGATCACCGGCGTGAAGGACGTCCGCCAGTCGAAGGTCGGTGACACCGTCACGACCGCCCGCCACGGCGCGAAGGAGGCCCTCACCGGGTACCGCGAGCCGCGGCCGATGGTCTACTCCGGCCTGTATCCGGTCGACGGGTCGGACTACCCGGTGCTGCGCGAGGCGCTGGACAAACTGCAGCTCAACGACGCGGCACTGACGTACGAACCCGAGACCTCGGTGGCGCTGGGCTTCGGGTTCCGCTGCGGCTTCCTCGGCCTGCTGCACATGGAGATCACCCGTGAACGCCTCGAGCGCGAGTTCAACCTCGACCTGATCTCGACGGCGCCCAACGTGGTGTACCGCGTGGAGAAGGACGACGGGACCGAGATCGTGGTCACGAACCCGTCGGACTGGCCCGAGGGCAAGGTCCGCACCGTCTACGAACCGGTCGTGAAGACCACCGTGATCGCGCCGAGCGAGTTCATCGGCACCATCATGGAGCTCTGTCAGTCCCGCCGCGGCGAACTCGGCGGCATGGACTACCTGTCGCCCGAGCGCGTGGAGCTGCGCTACACGATGCCGTTGGGCGAGATCATCTTCGACTTCTTCGACTCGTTGAAGTCCCGCACCCGCGGCTACGCCAGCCTCGACTACGAGGAGGCAGGCGAACAGGAGGCCGACCTGGTCAAGGTCGACATCCTGTTGCAGGGTGAGGCCGTCGACGCGTTCAGCGCGATCGTGCACAAGGACGGTGCGTCGGCTTACGGCAACAAGATGACCACCAAGCTCAAGGAACTGATCCCGCGTCAGCAGTTCGAAGTGCCCGTCCAGGCGGCCGTCGGCTCGAGGATCATCGCCCGCGAGAACATCCGCGCCATCCGCAAGGACGTGCTGTCCAAGTGCTACGGCGGTGACATCACCCGGAAGCGCAAACTGCTCGAGAAGCAGAAGGAAGGCAAGAAGCGGATGAAGACCATCGGCCGGGTCGACGTCCCGCAGGAGGCATTCGTCGCCGCGCTGTCCACCGACGCCGCCGGGGACAAACCCAAGAAGTAG
- a CDS encoding sensor domain-containing protein produces MRTPRLAAMLAGACLLSAGCTATVDGVAVDPAPAATHSAARALEPVLPTTEELSDALDIAPTGLMGQLVEGGADTLLRGVDRSQATPVECVSTTYRLQQAVYGASSVRSVASRSWAAGSVDGPALSGFFGVVQLGSTEEAAAFFATAADDWARCDGETVVLDRGGPGAGEQSSIADVTVDDRVVSAVVVHGAGSGTPIQRALGVAGDAIVDVEISDIAGARTGGADGAVDVAQIMLGKLTG; encoded by the coding sequence ATGCGCACACCACGCCTGGCCGCGATGCTGGCCGGCGCGTGTCTGCTCTCGGCCGGTTGCACGGCCACGGTCGACGGGGTGGCCGTCGACCCGGCCCCGGCAGCCACCCACTCGGCGGCGCGCGCGCTCGAGCCGGTACTGCCGACCACCGAGGAACTCTCCGACGCCCTGGACATCGCCCCGACCGGCCTCATGGGCCAGCTCGTCGAGGGCGGCGCCGACACCCTGCTGCGCGGCGTCGACCGGTCCCAGGCGACGCCGGTGGAATGTGTCAGCACGACCTACCGGCTCCAGCAGGCCGTCTACGGCGCGAGCTCGGTGCGGTCGGTCGCCAGCAGATCGTGGGCGGCGGGCAGTGTCGACGGCCCGGCGCTGAGCGGGTTCTTCGGTGTGGTGCAACTCGGCTCCACCGAGGAGGCGGCGGCGTTCTTCGCCACCGCCGCCGACGACTGGGCTCGGTGCGACGGCGAGACGGTCGTACTGGACCGGGGCGGCCCGGGTGCGGGTGAACAGAGCAGCATCGCCGACGTGACGGTCGACGATCGGGTGGTCTCGGCGGTGGTGGTCCACGGGGCGGGCAGCGGGACACCGATCCAGCGTGCGCTGGGCGTGGCGGGCGACGCGATCGTCGACGTGGAGATCTCCGACATCGCCGGTGCGAGGACCGGCGGCGCGGACGGTGCGGTCGACGTCGCGCAGATCATGCTCGGCAAACTGACCGGCTGA
- a CDS encoding sensor domain-containing protein: protein MGRIWAVAIGVVALTAGCADTVSGNAVRPANIVPVGVPPLSETHVADVLLSIGELNGIVGSTRMTVTSDSAEMTDHSGDVSDPGCLGAIYGAEAPVYADSGWTVMRDQVAREPDEGNQHWVEQTAVLYPSDKEAQDFVDASRTTWQDCASAALTVDDGVVRSVWDMASVINDGSLLTQVSVQRDADGWGCQHALSAVSNLTVEAWACAFGPGGEAATIATEMAANAAEAVR, encoded by the coding sequence ATGGGCCGGATCTGGGCGGTCGCAATAGGTGTGGTGGCGCTGACGGCCGGATGCGCGGACACCGTGTCCGGCAACGCCGTGCGGCCCGCGAACATCGTGCCGGTCGGTGTGCCGCCGCTGTCGGAGACACATGTCGCGGACGTACTGCTGTCCATCGGGGAGCTCAACGGCATCGTGGGCTCCACCCGGATGACCGTCACCAGCGACTCCGCGGAGATGACCGACCACTCCGGTGACGTGTCGGACCCGGGGTGTCTCGGGGCGATCTACGGCGCCGAGGCACCCGTCTACGCCGACAGCGGATGGACCGTGATGCGCGATCAGGTGGCCCGCGAACCCGACGAGGGCAACCAGCACTGGGTCGAGCAGACCGCGGTGCTCTACCCCTCGGACAAGGAGGCGCAGGACTTCGTCGACGCCTCCCGCACGACGTGGCAGGACTGCGCGAGCGCCGCGCTGACCGTCGACGACGGGGTGGTGCGCTCGGTGTGGGACATGGCGTCGGTGATCAACGACGGATCTCTGCTGACGCAGGTGTCGGTGCAGCGCGACGCCGACGGATGGGGATGTCAGCACGCGCTGTCGGCGGTGTCGAATCTGACCGTCGAGGCCTGGGCGTGCGCCTTCGGCCCGGGTGGCGAGGCTGCGACGATCGCCACCGAGATGGCGGCCAACGCCGCGGAGGCGGTCCGCTAG
- a CDS encoding isopenicillin N synthase family dioxygenase produces the protein MAHVLPVLDLTDADTDPAGFRARLREAAHDAGFFYLVGHGVPVEGFERVLRLARDFFTQPPERKNEISQLLSPQFRGYSRLGGELTNGTVDWREQIDIGPERDVIEGAEGYWRLQGPNLWPAQPPGFRAAFEEWGAALSEVGVRLLRHWAVSLGAAEDTFDAAFADRPATLMKVVRYPGTTQTAQGVGAHKDSGVLTLLLVEPGSVGLQVESGPDEWIDVPPLPGAFIVNIGELLEVATGGYLRATRHRVLAPPPGTDRISIPFFLNPALDALIPILPLPPELAVRSRGVETDPDNPIFNTYGENAWKSRTRAHPDVAELHHGITR, from the coding sequence ATGGCGCACGTGCTGCCCGTCCTCGACCTCACCGACGCCGACACCGACCCGGCGGGTTTCCGCGCCCGGTTGCGGGAGGCCGCCCACGACGCCGGGTTCTTCTACCTCGTCGGGCACGGTGTGCCGGTCGAGGGCTTCGAGCGGGTGCTGCGCCTGGCGCGTGACTTCTTCACCCAACCGCCGGAGCGAAAGAACGAGATCAGCCAACTGCTCAGCCCGCAGTTCCGCGGATACTCCCGGCTCGGTGGGGAACTGACCAACGGCACCGTGGACTGGCGCGAGCAGATCGACATCGGACCGGAGCGCGACGTCATCGAGGGCGCCGAAGGCTACTGGCGGCTGCAGGGGCCGAACCTGTGGCCGGCGCAGCCGCCGGGATTCCGTGCCGCATTCGAAGAGTGGGGGGCCGCGCTGTCGGAGGTGGGTGTGCGGCTGCTGCGGCACTGGGCGGTGTCGCTCGGTGCGGCCGAGGACACCTTCGACGCAGCCTTCGCCGACCGGCCCGCCACGTTGATGAAGGTGGTGCGCTATCCCGGCACGACCCAGACGGCGCAGGGTGTGGGCGCGCACAAGGACTCCGGGGTGTTGACGCTGCTGCTCGTCGAACCGGGATCGGTCGGGCTGCAGGTCGAGTCGGGCCCCGACGAGTGGATCGACGTACCGCCCCTTCCCGGAGCCTTCATCGTCAACATCGGGGAACTGCTGGAGGTGGCGACGGGTGGGTACCTGCGTGCCACCCGCCACCGTGTGCTCGCCCCGCCACCCGGCACGGACCGCATCTCGATCCCGTTCTTCCTCAACCCGGCCCTCGACGCGCTGATCCCCATCCTGCCGTTGCCTCCGGAGCTGGCTGTGCGCTCGCGGGGGGTGGAAACCGACCCGGACAACCCGATCTTCAACACTTACGGGGAGAACGCGTGGAAGTCGCGCACCCGGGCGCATCCCGACGTCGCCGAACTGCATCACGGCATCACCCGGTGA
- a CDS encoding LysR family transcriptional regulator produces MFDVRRLVVLREVVRCGSLSAAAVSLNYTTSAVSQQITALERDVGAKLLERGPSGTRVTAAGTRLLEHTDVILGAVTAAEQDLARAASAVPDTLRVASFSSAAATILPRVITRLRHEYPTTGIELVTADPDDGVALLGADGADAAMVTEVPGEPPEFRGVYTVPVYDDEFFVVLPRDHRFAAAVEVPFEALAAERWVVSTATGTCPDTRVFHTACRRAGFDPQVTFRADDYGTVQGMVAAGMGVSLVPSLAAWAARGDVAVRRLTHRPVRRVAVATAAEPAAASALARLVSLMADTGARLRARGVFSVPASPSSVA; encoded by the coding sequence GTGTTCGATGTCCGCCGGCTCGTGGTGTTGCGCGAAGTGGTGCGCTGCGGCTCGCTCAGCGCGGCGGCGGTGTCGTTGAACTACACCACGTCCGCGGTCTCCCAGCAGATCACGGCGCTGGAACGGGATGTCGGCGCCAAACTGCTCGAGCGGGGTCCGTCCGGTACCCGTGTCACCGCGGCGGGCACCCGGCTGCTCGAACACACCGACGTGATCCTGGGCGCCGTCACCGCTGCCGAACAGGATTTGGCACGGGCGGCATCGGCGGTGCCCGACACGCTGCGCGTCGCCTCGTTCAGCAGCGCCGCCGCGACGATCCTGCCGCGGGTGATCACCCGGCTCCGGCATGAATATCCCACCACCGGAATCGAATTGGTGACCGCCGATCCGGACGACGGGGTGGCGCTGCTGGGCGCCGACGGTGCGGACGCGGCCATGGTCACCGAGGTGCCCGGCGAGCCGCCGGAATTCCGGGGGGTGTACACCGTGCCCGTCTACGACGACGAGTTCTTCGTGGTGCTGCCCCGTGACCATCGATTCGCCGCTGCGGTGGAGGTGCCCTTCGAGGCGCTGGCCGCCGAGCGGTGGGTGGTGAGCACCGCGACGGGCACCTGCCCCGACACCCGGGTGTTCCACACCGCCTGCCGGCGTGCGGGTTTCGATCCGCAGGTGACCTTCCGCGCCGACGACTACGGCACGGTGCAGGGGATGGTCGCCGCCGGCATGGGTGTCTCACTCGTCCCGTCGCTGGCCGCGTGGGCAGCGCGCGGCGACGTCGCGGTGCGCCGGCTCACTCACCGGCCGGTGCGCCGGGTCGCCGTGGCGACCGCCGCGGAGCCCGCCGCGGCCTCGGCGCTGGCGCGGTTGGTGTCGCTCATGGCGGACACCGGCGCGCGACTGCGGGCCCGCGGTGTATTCAGTGTTCCTGCAAGCCCTTCCAGCGTCGCTTGA
- a CDS encoding acyl-CoA dehydrogenase family protein, whose product MTITPETTAPTLVSVDQTLAVARRVAAEIAVGAVDREVRGVWPEAELRRVAESGLLGIIVPERFGGPDLPRSTAVEVLRILSEADSAVGQLLLAHFVLNAAIGGLGDTEPAPTIYRDVVAGAQLGNATVERGTRLSVDRLTTVTRRPGGGWVLDGTKYYATGTLGASWIAVAARIADTEPAHGATVFVRPTDPGVTLNLDRWSSFGQRGTASGEVVFDRVAVDDPYVIDEGPDPDPVTSPPSVLGAFDQALHAAVDIGIARAALTDGARFVTTKSRPWFEAGVDSAADEPHVVRRFGELTARLYALEALLAAGTARIDEALTEPELTRESAAAASLQVAAAKALAQEFAVEIASGVFELAGASATDRGYALDRHWRNVRVHSLHDPARWKYVHLGNHTLRGTLPPRLGVLL is encoded by the coding sequence ATGACCATCACGCCCGAGACCACCGCCCCGACCCTGGTGTCGGTGGACCAGACCCTCGCGGTCGCCCGCCGTGTCGCGGCCGAGATCGCCGTCGGTGCCGTCGACCGCGAAGTCCGCGGAGTCTGGCCCGAGGCGGAACTGCGCCGCGTCGCCGAGAGCGGTCTGCTCGGCATCATCGTGCCCGAACGGTTCGGCGGACCCGATCTGCCCCGCTCGACGGCGGTCGAGGTGCTGCGCATCCTGTCCGAGGCGGATTCGGCGGTCGGACAGTTGTTGCTGGCGCACTTCGTCCTCAACGCCGCCATCGGCGGGCTCGGTGACACGGAACCGGCCCCGACGATCTACCGCGACGTTGTGGCCGGAGCCCAACTGGGCAATGCCACCGTCGAGCGCGGTACCCGGCTCAGCGTCGACCGGCTGACCACGGTGACCCGCCGGCCAGGCGGTGGCTGGGTGCTCGACGGGACGAAGTACTACGCCACCGGAACGCTCGGCGCGAGCTGGATCGCCGTCGCGGCCCGGATCGCGGACACCGAACCAGCGCACGGCGCAACGGTTTTCGTGCGTCCCACCGATCCCGGTGTCACCTTGAACCTGGACCGCTGGTCGTCGTTCGGCCAGCGTGGCACCGCCAGCGGCGAGGTGGTGTTCGACCGGGTGGCCGTCGACGATCCCTACGTGATCGACGAAGGTCCCGATCCCGACCCGGTGACCTCCCCGCCGTCGGTGCTCGGCGCCTTCGACCAGGCGCTGCACGCGGCGGTCGACATCGGGATCGCCCGCGCGGCCCTGACGGACGGCGCACGCTTCGTCACCACCAAGAGCCGGCCGTGGTTCGAGGCCGGTGTCGACAGCGCCGCCGACGAACCGCACGTCGTACGCCGGTTCGGTGAGCTGACCGCGCGGCTCTACGCCCTCGAGGCACTGCTCGCCGCCGGGACGGCCCGCATCGACGAGGCGCTGACCGAACCGGAGCTGACCCGTGAATCCGCCGCGGCGGCCTCACTGCAGGTGGCTGCGGCCAAGGCGCTCGCCCAGGAGTTCGCCGTCGAGATCGCCAGCGGCGTCTTCGAACTCGCCGGCGCCTCGGCCACCGACCGCGGGTACGCGCTGGACCGGCACTGGCGCAACGTGCGGGTGCACTCGCTGCACGATCCGGCCCGCTGGAAGTACGTCCACCTCGGCAACCACACCCTGCGCGGCACGCTTCCCCCGCGCCTCGGTGTCCTGCTCTGA
- the mddA gene encoding methanethiol S-methyltransferase: MSRILAAVYGIVSYVIFLAAFLYAIGFVGDFAVPRTVDHGVDASIGEAVVVNLVLLGLFAVQHSVMARPAFKRRWTRWVPPVVERSTYVLIASLLLLLLFWQWRTMPQTVWDVSWAPGRFALWVAFWAGWATVLASTFMINHFDLFGLRQVYLGWRGEPYTGLKFQTLLLYRVVRHPIMLGFIVAFWATPTMSAGHLLFAIATTGYILVALRFEEHDLTEAMGDEYRDYRRRVPMLVPGLHRDHHRHAPTTPSGAAG, encoded by the coding sequence ATGAGTCGGATCCTCGCCGCCGTGTACGGCATCGTCAGCTATGTCATCTTCCTCGCCGCGTTCTTGTACGCGATCGGCTTCGTCGGCGACTTCGCCGTGCCGCGAACCGTCGACCACGGCGTGGACGCATCGATCGGTGAAGCGGTCGTGGTCAACCTGGTGCTGCTCGGGTTGTTCGCCGTACAGCACAGCGTCATGGCCCGTCCGGCGTTCAAACGCCGGTGGACGCGGTGGGTCCCGCCGGTCGTCGAGCGCAGCACGTACGTCCTGATCGCGAGTCTGCTGCTGCTGCTGCTGTTCTGGCAGTGGCGCACCATGCCGCAGACGGTGTGGGACGTCTCGTGGGCGCCGGGGCGGTTCGCGCTGTGGGTCGCGTTCTGGGCCGGGTGGGCGACGGTGCTGGCGTCGACGTTCATGATCAACCACTTCGACCTGTTCGGGCTGCGACAGGTGTACCTGGGCTGGCGGGGTGAGCCGTACACCGGGCTGAAGTTCCAGACGCTGCTGCTGTACCGGGTGGTGCGCCACCCGATCATGCTCGGGTTCATCGTCGCGTTCTGGGCCACGCCGACCATGTCGGCGGGACATCTGCTCTTCGCCATCGCCACCACGGGCTACATCCTGGTCGCGCTGCGCTTCGAGGAGCACGACCTCACCGAGGCGATGGGCGACGAGTACCGCGACTACCGTCGTCGCGTCCCGATGCTCGTACCCGGCCTGCACCGCGACCACCACCGGCACGCGCCGACCACTCCCTCCGGCGCAGCGGGCTAG
- a CDS encoding ANTAR domain-containing protein: MDNRITDVTSRRVIDIAIGILVGLRGCTERQAFDELVTVVKQTGLGIGRVAGGLVALAAGSSSAEHAEAFAAWGELIRGARRVPTG; encoded by the coding sequence ATGGACAACCGGATCACGGACGTGACGTCGCGCCGGGTCATCGACATCGCGATCGGCATCCTGGTGGGATTGCGCGGCTGCACCGAACGTCAGGCGTTCGACGAACTGGTCACCGTGGTGAAGCAGACCGGCCTCGGCATCGGCCGGGTCGCCGGCGGGTTGGTGGCGCTGGCCGCCGGATCGTCGTCGGCCGAACACGCCGAGGCGTTCGCCGCCTGGGGTGAGCTGATCCGCGGCGCCCGTCGGGTGCCAACGGGATAG
- a CDS encoding glycoside hydrolase family 15 protein, whose translation MMAGMVLEHTEPTDGAATIGQPAYLPDTPLTVTAPVPYAPTGGLRNPFPPIADYGFLSDCENTCLISSAGSVEWLCVPRPDSPSVFGAILDRGAGHFRLGPYGVTVPAARRYLPGSLILETTWQTHTGWLIVRDTLVMGPWHDLEARSRTHRRTPMDWDAEHILLRTVRCVSGTVELVMNCEPSFDYHRVSAEWEYSGPAYGEAIARANRNADSHPTLRLTTNLRIGLEGREARARTRLKEGDNVFVALSWSKHPAPQNYEEAADKMWQTSEAWRQWINVGDFPDHPWRAYLQRSALTLKGLTYSPTGALLAASTTSLPETPQGERNWDYRYAWVRDSTFALWGLYTLGLDREADDFFAFIADVSGANNGERHPLQVMYGVGGERSLVEEELHHLSGYDGARPVRIGNGAYNQMQHDIWGTMLDSVYLHTKSREQIPEALWPVLKHQVEEAIKHWKEPDRGIWEVRGEPQHFTSSKVMCWVALDRGAKLAELEGEKSYAQEWRTIAEQIKADILANGVDSRGVFTQRYGDDALDASLLLVPLVRFLPPDDPRVRATVLAIADELTEEGLVLRYRVEETDDGLAGEEGTFTICSFWLVSALVEIGEISRAKHLCERLLSFASPLHLYAEEIEPRTGRHLGNFPQAFTHLALINAVVHVIRAEEEADSSGVFVPANAPS comes from the coding sequence ATGATGGCGGGCATGGTTCTGGAACACACCGAGCCCACCGACGGAGCCGCGACGATCGGGCAGCCGGCCTATCTGCCCGACACTCCGTTGACGGTGACGGCGCCGGTCCCCTACGCGCCGACCGGTGGGCTGCGGAACCCGTTCCCGCCCATCGCCGACTACGGCTTCCTGTCCGACTGCGAGAACACGTGCCTGATCTCCTCGGCCGGCTCCGTCGAGTGGCTGTGCGTGCCCCGCCCGGATTCGCCGAGCGTGTTCGGCGCGATCCTCGACCGCGGTGCAGGTCACTTCCGGCTCGGCCCGTACGGCGTGACGGTGCCCGCGGCGCGGCGTTACCTGCCGGGCAGCCTGATCCTCGAGACCACGTGGCAGACCCACACCGGCTGGCTGATCGTGCGCGACACCCTGGTGATGGGTCCCTGGCACGACCTCGAGGCGCGGTCGCGCACCCACCGGCGCACGCCGATGGACTGGGATGCCGAGCACATCCTGTTGCGCACCGTGCGGTGTGTCAGTGGCACCGTCGAGCTGGTGATGAACTGTGAGCCGTCGTTCGACTACCACCGGGTGAGCGCCGAGTGGGAGTACTCCGGCCCGGCCTACGGTGAGGCGATCGCGCGCGCCAACCGCAACGCCGACTCCCATCCGACGCTGCGGCTCACCACGAACCTGCGGATCGGGTTGGAGGGCCGCGAGGCCAGGGCCCGCACCCGGCTCAAGGAGGGCGACAACGTCTTCGTGGCGCTGTCCTGGTCGAAGCATCCGGCGCCGCAGAACTACGAAGAGGCCGCCGACAAGATGTGGCAGACCAGCGAGGCGTGGCGGCAGTGGATCAACGTCGGCGACTTCCCCGACCACCCGTGGCGGGCGTACCTGCAGCGCAGCGCGCTCACACTCAAGGGCCTGACCTACTCCCCGACCGGCGCGCTGTTGGCCGCGAGCACCACGTCGTTGCCGGAAACACCTCAGGGCGAACGCAATTGGGACTACCGCTACGCGTGGGTGCGGGATTCGACGTTCGCACTGTGGGGTCTCTACACGCTGGGCCTGGACCGCGAGGCCGACGACTTCTTCGCGTTCATCGCCGACGTGTCCGGCGCCAACAACGGGGAGCGCCACCCGCTGCAGGTGATGTACGGCGTCGGGGGTGAGCGCAGCCTGGTCGAGGAGGAACTGCACCACCTGTCGGGGTACGACGGCGCCCGCCCGGTGCGGATCGGCAACGGTGCCTACAACCAGATGCAGCACGACATCTGGGGCACCATGCTCGATTCGGTCTACCTGCACACCAAGTCGCGTGAGCAGATCCCCGAGGCGTTGTGGCCGGTGCTCAAGCACCAGGTCGAGGAGGCCATCAAGCACTGGAAGGAACCCGACCGCGGCATCTGGGAGGTCCGCGGCGAACCGCAGCACTTCACCAGTTCGAAGGTGATGTGCTGGGTGGCGCTCGACCGTGGCGCGAAGCTCGCCGAACTCGAGGGCGAGAAGAGCTACGCCCAGGAGTGGCGCACCATCGCCGAGCAGATCAAGGCCGACATCCTCGCCAACGGCGTCGACTCGCGGGGCGTGTTCACCCAGCGTTACGGCGACGACGCGCTGGACGCCTCCCTGCTGCTGGTGCCGCTGGTCCGGTTCCTGCCGCCGGACGACCCGCGGGTGCGGGCCACGGTGCTGGCGATCGCCGACGAGCTGACCGAGGAGGGTCTGGTCCTGCGCTACCGCGTCGAGGAGACCGACGACGGGTTGGCCGGCGAGGAGGGCACGTTCACGATCTGCTCGTTCTGGCTGGTGTCGGCGCTCGTGGAGATCGGTGAGATCAGCCGTGCCAAGCACCTGTGTGAACGGTTGTTGTCGTTCGCCAGTCCGCTGCACCTCTACGCCGAGGAAATCGAACCCCGCACCGGCCGCCATCTGGGCAACTTCCCGCAGGCGTTCACCCACCTGGCCTTGATCAACGCGGTCGTGCACGTCATCCGCGCCGAGGAGGAAGCCGACAGCTCGGGGGTCTTCGTCCCGGCCAACGCGCCGTCGTAA
- a CDS encoding Ms4533A family Cys-rich leader peptide, which yields MHPASGNSECHILALIAVGSCAVADVHCCC from the coding sequence ATGCATCCGGCGTCCGGCAATAGCGAGTGCCACATCTTGGCGCTCATTGCCGTGGGTTCGTGCGCGGTTGCTGACGTTCACTGTTGTTGCTGA